A DNA window from Actinokineospora baliensis contains the following coding sequences:
- the wrbA gene encoding NAD(P)H:quinone oxidoreductase — MGVKVAVIYYSSTGHVYQLAKAIEEGALETGAEVRLRKVRELAPESVVAGSPDWAEHAAATADVPEATLEDLLWADAYLFGSPTRYGNVSAQLKQFIDTTGGLWFERKLVDKVVSGFTSSDEVHGGQESTIISMYNVFMHWGAIIVTPGYADDVVSAAGGNPYGASSIHVEKDPTKEELAAANFQGRRVALTAARFHSNRS, encoded by the coding sequence ATGGGCGTCAAAGTCGCGGTCATCTACTACAGCTCCACCGGGCACGTGTACCAGTTGGCGAAGGCGATCGAGGAGGGCGCGCTGGAGACCGGCGCCGAGGTGCGGCTGCGCAAGGTGCGCGAACTGGCACCGGAGTCGGTCGTGGCGGGCAGCCCGGACTGGGCCGAGCACGCCGCGGCGACCGCGGACGTGCCGGAGGCCACGCTGGAGGACCTGCTGTGGGCCGACGCGTACCTGTTCGGCTCGCCCACCCGCTACGGCAACGTCAGCGCGCAGCTCAAGCAGTTCATCGACACCACGGGCGGCCTGTGGTTCGAGCGCAAGCTGGTGGACAAGGTGGTCAGCGGGTTCACCAGCTCCGACGAGGTGCACGGCGGCCAGGAGTCGACGATCATCAGCATGTACAACGTGTTCATGCACTGGGGCGCCATCATCGTCACCCCCGGCTACGCCGACGACGTGGTCTCGGCCGCGGGCGGCAACCCCTACGGCGCCAGCAGCATCCACGTGGAGAAGGACCCCACCAAGGAGGAGTTGGCCGCGGCGAACTTCCAGGGCAGGCGGGTCGCGCTGACCGCCGCGCGGTTCCACTCGAACCGCTCCTGA
- a CDS encoding DsbA family oxidoreductase, which produces MDTPAIEVAPGTIVFYADLGCPWAHIAAYRLHTTRQRLGLTERVRFDVRAFPLELINDMATPKLILDAEIPVAGALAPQARWQVWQAPAHEYPVTTVLAMEAVEVAKKQGLAASEALDLALRVALFGQSRNISMRHVVLAVAAEAGLDAEAIKAGLVDGSARAEIERQVPLCAGDTVQGSPTLFLPDGSAHHNPGIALRWEGEWGIGFPVIERDDPTVYEDLLRRAID; this is translated from the coding sequence GTGGACACCCCAGCGATCGAGGTCGCCCCAGGGACGATCGTCTTCTACGCCGACCTCGGCTGCCCGTGGGCGCACATCGCCGCCTACCGGCTGCACACCACCCGGCAACGGCTCGGCCTGACCGAGCGGGTGCGCTTCGACGTGCGGGCGTTCCCGCTCGAGTTGATCAACGACATGGCCACGCCGAAGCTGATCCTCGACGCCGAGATCCCGGTCGCGGGCGCACTGGCTCCGCAGGCGCGCTGGCAGGTGTGGCAGGCCCCCGCGCACGAGTACCCGGTCACCACCGTGCTGGCCATGGAGGCGGTGGAGGTGGCCAAGAAGCAGGGCCTTGCCGCGAGCGAGGCGCTCGACCTCGCGCTGCGGGTGGCGCTGTTCGGCCAGAGCCGCAACATCTCGATGCGGCACGTGGTGCTGGCGGTCGCCGCCGAGGCCGGGCTCGACGCCGAGGCCATCAAGGCCGGGCTGGTGGACGGCTCGGCGCGCGCGGAGATCGAGCGCCAGGTCCCGCTGTGCGCCGGGGACACCGTGCAGGGCTCGCCGACGCTGTTCCTGCCCGACGGGTCCGCGCACCACAACCCGGGTATCGCGCTGCGCTGGGAAGGCGAATGGGGAATCGGATTCCCGGTGATCGAGCGTGATGATCCAACAGTGTACGAGGATCTCCTGCGCCGGGCCATCGACTGA
- a CDS encoding FAD/NAD(P)-binding protein, which yields MGAPGDRTAAVCVIGAGPRGISVVERLCANATHPVVVHVVDPHVGEGGRVWRVGQSPLLLMNTIASQVTMYTDDSVGCAGPVVPGPSLHEWARFLATVDGFAEHPEPLRREAAALGPDSYPSRAFYGHYLAWVLRRLVLTAPPGVTVRTHRTVAVSVTDGPDGGQVVTLADGRVLADLSAVVLAQGHVDMPIAAQDLRLAEHAAEHGLGYVPPSNPADVDLDFIRPGEVVALRGMGLNFFDYLTLLTSGRGGRFVDGERGLVYLPSGAEPVLVAGSRRGVPYHARGENEKGVSGRHEPVFVTAEVIADLRTAAEAGTPAEFGDRVWPLVSKEVTLTYYRALLVQQGRTEDAERFQLSYIAGAGEEELLTEYGIEARWDWDLIAKPYGDRQFGDPDRFHDWLLEHLRADVTAARRGNVSDPLKAALDVLRDLRNEIRLVVDHSGISGRSYRTELQRWYTPLNAYLSIGPPTSRIEEMIALVEAGVLRVLGPGMAVRPLPDGFQVRADLVPGSAVVVSTLVEARLPEVDVRHTTDALIGGLRASGDCVPYRIGEYETGGLAVTRRPYHVLDGQGRAHSRRFAFGIPTEAVHWVTAAGIRPGVDSVILGDADAIARASLALTTRPRWAAAGLYTHAHIPLAWLPTSAPTPVYAAR from the coding sequence ATGGGTGCACCAGGCGACCGCACGGCCGCGGTCTGCGTGATCGGCGCGGGCCCGCGCGGGATCTCGGTGGTGGAACGGTTGTGCGCCAACGCCACACACCCGGTGGTGGTGCACGTGGTCGACCCGCACGTCGGCGAGGGTGGGCGGGTGTGGCGGGTCGGGCAGTCGCCCCTGCTGCTGATGAACACGATCGCCTCGCAGGTCACCATGTACACCGACGACAGCGTGGGCTGCGCGGGGCCGGTCGTGCCCGGACCCAGCCTCCACGAGTGGGCCCGGTTCCTGGCCACCGTGGACGGCTTCGCCGAGCACCCCGAGCCGCTGCGGCGGGAAGCGGCGGCGCTGGGCCCGGATTCCTACCCGTCACGGGCGTTCTACGGCCACTACCTGGCCTGGGTGCTGCGCAGGCTGGTGCTCACCGCGCCGCCGGGTGTCACGGTGCGCACGCACCGGACGGTGGCGGTGTCGGTCACCGACGGTCCCGACGGCGGGCAGGTGGTCACCCTCGCCGACGGCCGGGTGCTCGCGGACCTGTCGGCGGTGGTCCTGGCGCAGGGGCACGTGGACATGCCGATCGCGGCGCAGGACCTGCGGCTGGCCGAACACGCCGCCGAGCACGGCCTCGGCTACGTGCCGCCGTCGAACCCGGCCGACGTCGACCTCGACTTCATCCGCCCGGGGGAGGTCGTCGCGTTGCGCGGCATGGGGTTGAACTTCTTCGACTACCTGACGCTGCTGACCTCCGGCCGGGGCGGGCGGTTCGTCGACGGTGAGCGCGGGTTGGTGTACCTGCCCTCTGGCGCGGAGCCGGTGCTGGTCGCGGGTTCGCGGCGCGGGGTGCCGTACCACGCGCGCGGCGAGAACGAGAAGGGCGTGTCGGGCAGGCACGAGCCGGTGTTCGTCACCGCCGAGGTGATCGCGGACCTGCGGACCGCGGCGGAAGCGGGCACCCCGGCGGAGTTCGGCGATCGGGTGTGGCCGCTGGTGTCCAAAGAGGTCACTTTGACCTACTACCGGGCGTTGTTGGTACAACAGGGCCGGACCGAGGACGCCGAGCGGTTCCAGCTGTCCTACATCGCGGGCGCGGGCGAGGAGGAGCTGCTCACCGAGTACGGGATCGAGGCCCGCTGGGACTGGGACCTGATCGCCAAGCCCTACGGGGACCGCCAGTTCGGCGACCCCGATCGGTTCCACGACTGGCTGCTCGAGCACCTGCGCGCCGATGTCACCGCCGCGCGGCGGGGCAACGTCAGCGATCCGCTCAAGGCGGCGCTGGACGTGTTGCGGGACCTGCGCAACGAGATCCGGCTCGTCGTGGACCACAGCGGGATCAGCGGGCGGTCTTATCGCACCGAGCTGCAGCGCTGGTACACCCCGCTCAACGCCTACCTGTCGATCGGGCCGCCGACCAGCCGGATCGAGGAGATGATCGCGCTCGTCGAGGCGGGTGTGCTGCGCGTGCTCGGCCCGGGGATGGCGGTGCGGCCGCTGCCGGACGGGTTCCAGGTGCGCGCGGACCTGGTGCCGGGGTCGGCGGTGGTGGTCAGCACGCTCGTCGAGGCGCGGTTGCCGGAGGTCGATGTCCGGCACACCACCGATGCGCTCATCGGGGGTCTGCGCGCGAGCGGGGACTGCGTCCCGTACCGCATCGGTGAGTACGAGACCGGCGGCCTCGCCGTCACCAGGCGGCCCTATCACGTGCTGGACGGGCAGGGCCGCGCCCACTCGCGGCGGTTCGCCTTCGGGATCCCGACCGAGGCCGTGCACTGGGTCACCGCCGCCGGGATCCGGCCGGGGGTCGACTCGGTGATCCTCGGCGACGCCGATGCCATCGCCCGCGCGAGCCTCGCACTCACGACACGGCCCCGGTGGGCCGCGGCGGGTCTCTACACCCACGCGCACATCCCGTTGGCGTGGCTGCCCACCAGCGCACCCACTCCCGTCTACGCCGCCCGCTAG
- a CDS encoding aspartate kinase yields MSTTVLKFGGTSLATPDKIRRVAALAHRAHATGTGTVLVVSARGKTTDALLAAAAEVNAAPSARESDQLLATGENASAALVALALQERGVQAVSLTGPQAGILATGPHGAGMIAAIDPGRVGSHLARGRVVVVAGFQGEGDDGDIVTLGRGGSDTTAVALAVELGARACEIYTDVNGVFTADPRLVPGARVLARVDPVVMAEMAFSGAQVMHSRAVELASVHGLDVLVRNTMTDGGGTTILGRSSDMIEKRGFITAVTHDRAVLRVVLRRGRRDVDLATTVLGPFARAAVPVDMLAWHTDRGRVDQVGFAVHASHLLATRRLLGHLGTAHGLDTELDEGVGKLSVVGTGLLNRPEFLARMLAALAGVGVAPDWFATAQSRISVLVPADRLTGAVIALHREFELDRDGVAAQSMTPA; encoded by the coding sequence ATGAGCACGACCGTGTTGAAGTTCGGTGGGACGTCACTGGCGACCCCCGACAAGATCCGCCGGGTCGCGGCGCTGGCGCACCGCGCGCACGCCACCGGCACCGGCACCGTGCTCGTGGTGTCGGCCAGGGGGAAGACGACCGACGCGCTGCTGGCCGCCGCGGCCGAGGTCAACGCCGCGCCGTCGGCGCGCGAGTCCGACCAGTTGCTGGCCACAGGGGAGAACGCCTCCGCGGCGCTGGTGGCGCTGGCGCTGCAGGAGCGCGGCGTGCAGGCGGTGTCGCTCACCGGACCGCAGGCGGGCATCCTGGCCACCGGTCCGCACGGGGCCGGGATGATCGCCGCGATCGACCCTGGCCGGGTCGGCTCGCACCTGGCCCGCGGTCGGGTCGTGGTCGTCGCCGGGTTCCAGGGCGAGGGCGACGACGGCGACATCGTGACCCTGGGCCGGGGCGGTTCGGACACCACGGCCGTCGCGCTCGCGGTCGAACTCGGCGCCCGCGCCTGCGAGATCTACACCGACGTCAACGGGGTGTTCACCGCCGACCCCCGGCTGGTCCCCGGCGCCCGCGTGCTGGCGCGGGTCGACCCGGTGGTGATGGCCGAGATGGCCTTCTCCGGCGCGCAGGTCATGCACTCGCGGGCGGTCGAACTGGCCTCGGTGCACGGGCTGGACGTGCTGGTGCGCAACACGATGACCGACGGCGGCGGCACCACGATCCTCGGACGGAGCAGCGACATGATCGAGAAGCGGGGTTTCATCACCGCGGTCACCCACGACCGCGCGGTGCTGCGGGTGGTCCTGCGCCGCGGCCGCCGCGACGTGGACCTGGCGACCACCGTGCTCGGCCCGTTCGCCAGGGCCGCGGTGCCGGTGGACATGCTCGCCTGGCACACCGACCGCGGCCGGGTCGACCAGGTCGGCTTCGCCGTGCACGCCAGCCACCTGCTGGCCACCCGGCGGCTGCTCGGGCACCTGGGCACCGCGCACGGGCTCGACACCGAACTCGACGAGGGCGTCGGCAAGCTCTCGGTGGTGGGCACCGGCTTGCTCAACCGCCCGGAGTTCCTGGCCAGGATGCTCGCCGCGCTCGCCGGGGTCGGCGTGGCGCCGGACTGGTTCGCCACCGCCCAGTCGCGGATCTCGGTGCTGGTGCCCGCCGACCGGCTCACCGGGGCGGTCATCGCGCTGCACCGCGAGTTCGAGCTCGACCGCGACGGAGTCGCCGCGCAGTCCATGACGCCCGCCTAG
- a CDS encoding 2-amino-3,7-dideoxy-D-threo-hept-6-ulosonate synthase, translated as MSANRSFGSQVRLQRLFRHAANRLLVVPLDHSVADGPIVANGDLPGLVGSLVGNGVDAVVLHKGSLRALDPRVFTGTSLIVHLSASTAHAPDPDAKYLVSTVEQALRLGADAVSVHVNVGSADERRQVADLGAVADACDRWNIPLLAMMYPRGPRVANPPTPELVAHVATLAADMGADVVKSVYAGSVAAMADVVRACPVPVIVAGGPRKAGAEAVKSYVDEVLRAGAAGVAMGRNIFQAPDPGARAAQVAALVHGGHAGSSLELELAASLPRR; from the coding sequence GTGTCCGCGAACAGATCTTTCGGCTCCCAGGTGCGGCTGCAGCGGCTGTTCCGCCACGCGGCGAACCGGCTGCTGGTCGTGCCGCTGGACCACTCGGTCGCCGACGGCCCGATCGTGGCCAACGGCGACCTGCCCGGCCTGGTCGGCTCGCTGGTCGGCAACGGGGTGGACGCGGTGGTGCTGCACAAGGGCAGCCTGCGCGCGCTCGACCCCAGGGTGTTCACCGGGACCTCGCTCATCGTGCACCTGAGCGCGAGCACCGCGCACGCCCCCGACCCGGACGCCAAGTACCTGGTGTCCACTGTGGAGCAGGCGCTGCGGCTGGGCGCGGACGCGGTGAGCGTGCACGTCAACGTCGGCTCGGCCGACGAGCGCCGCCAGGTCGCCGACCTCGGCGCGGTCGCCGACGCCTGCGACAGGTGGAACATCCCGCTGCTGGCCATGATGTACCCGCGCGGCCCCAGGGTGGCCAACCCGCCGACGCCGGAGCTGGTCGCGCACGTGGCCACCCTGGCCGCGGACATGGGTGCCGACGTGGTCAAGTCCGTCTACGCCGGGTCGGTCGCGGCGATGGCCGACGTGGTGCGCGCCTGCCCGGTCCCGGTGATCGTCGCCGGTGGTCCGCGCAAGGCGGGCGCCGAAGCCGTGAAGTCCTATGTGGACGAGGTGTTGCGGGCGGGTGCGGCCGGGGTCGCCATGGGGCGCAACATCTTCCAGGCCCCCGACCCCGGCGCCAGGGCCGCGCAGGTCGCCGCCCTGGTGCACGGCGGCCACGCGGGCTCCTCGCTGGAGCTGGAGCTGGCCGCCAGCCTGCCCAGGCGCTGA
- a CDS encoding 3-dehydroquinate synthase II, which yields MKLCWLDVRDTGPSRAAILEEALHQRVDGVVADDAAALAGLPPTVTKVLLPRGKPLPESLEGVDVVVVDPDRDADHAELAARHPSVQFGRFVEIVDADTLELACQAARTEAWSVLLFRDPTKIPLEIVIAAAARSTGSIVTVAADVEEAEIIYGVLEHGSDGVLMAPAKVGDATALKTAAIATTPDLGLVELEVTRTTHIGMGERACVDTCTYFREDEGILVGSHSKGMILCVSETHPLPYMPTRPFRVNAGAIHSYTLSQDERTHYLSELKSGSKVLAVDVKGQTRLVTVGRVKIETRPLISIDAVAPNGTEVNLILQDDWHVRVLGPGAAVLNSTELRPGDVVLGYLPSADRHVGYPIDEFCLEK from the coding sequence ATGAAGCTCTGCTGGCTTGATGTCCGCGACACCGGGCCGTCGCGGGCGGCGATCCTGGAGGAGGCCCTGCACCAGCGGGTGGACGGGGTCGTCGCCGACGACGCCGCGGCGCTGGCTGGCCTGCCGCCCACCGTCACCAAGGTCCTGCTGCCGCGCGGCAAACCGCTGCCCGAGTCGCTGGAGGGTGTCGACGTCGTCGTCGTCGACCCCGACCGCGACGCCGACCACGCCGAACTCGCCGCCCGCCACCCGTCGGTCCAGTTCGGCCGGTTCGTCGAGATCGTCGACGCCGACACCCTGGAACTGGCCTGCCAGGCCGCGCGCACCGAGGCGTGGTCGGTGCTGCTGTTCCGCGACCCGACCAAGATCCCGCTGGAGATCGTGATCGCCGCCGCGGCCAGGTCCACCGGCAGCATCGTCACCGTTGCCGCCGACGTGGAGGAGGCCGAGATCATCTACGGCGTCCTCGAACATGGCTCCGACGGCGTGCTGATGGCCCCGGCCAAGGTCGGCGACGCGACCGCGCTCAAGACCGCCGCCATCGCCACCACGCCCGACCTGGGCCTCGTCGAGCTGGAGGTCACCAGGACAACGCACATCGGCATGGGCGAACGGGCCTGTGTGGACACCTGCACGTACTTCCGCGAGGACGAGGGCATCCTGGTCGGCTCGCACTCCAAAGGCATGATCCTGTGCGTCAGCGAGACCCACCCGCTGCCGTACATGCCCACCCGCCCGTTCCGGGTCAACGCGGGCGCCATCCACTCCTACACGCTCTCGCAGGACGAGCGCACCCACTACCTCAGCGAGCTCAAGTCCGGCAGCAAGGTCCTCGCCGTCGACGTCAAGGGCCAGACCCGCCTGGTCACCGTCGGCCGGGTCAAGATCGAGACCCGCCCGCTGATCTCCATCGACGCCGTGGCCCCCAACGGCACCGAGGTCAACCTGATCCTGCAGGACGACTGGCACGTCCGCGTCCTGGGCCCCGGCGCCGCCGTCCTCAACAGCACCGAACTCCGCCCCGGCGACGTCGTCCTCGGCTACCTCCCCTCCGCCGACCGCCACGTCGGCTACCCGATCGACGAGTTCTGCCTCGAGAAGTAA
- a CDS encoding methyltransferase — MTDTHQGAPEVPPSVRMYEMLYSSLVSQVLIAVAEVGAADVFGDGPEHVAEVARRTGCHTESLYRALRALASVGVFSEVAPKVFTLTPLARTLRGDGPDSMRDLARYLGRPERQRSFGAMAHTLRTGRPAFDHVNGTDLWSLLTTRGELGTLFDRAMGNMARMVNSSTLAAHDLSGARRLVDVGGGQGHLVATLLARYPELTAVVFDLPRVIPEAEAVLGAAGVLDRATCVGGDFFESVPTGGDTYLLSWTIHDWDDDDSVRILRNVRTAMADTGSQLLLVDDVLPEGDAPHFGKFEDIVILTLLTGRSRTESEFAALLSRAGFTHVETRPTTAPTSLLIAHPN; from the coding sequence ATGACCGACACCCACCAGGGCGCGCCCGAGGTCCCGCCGTCGGTGCGCATGTACGAGATGCTCTACAGCTCCCTGGTCAGCCAGGTGCTGATCGCCGTCGCCGAGGTCGGGGCCGCGGACGTGTTCGGCGACGGGCCCGAGCACGTGGCGGAGGTGGCGCGGCGCACCGGGTGCCACACCGAGTCCCTCTACCGCGCGCTGCGGGCGCTGGCCAGCGTCGGGGTGTTCAGCGAGGTCGCGCCCAAGGTGTTCACGCTGACCCCGCTGGCCCGCACGCTGCGCGGCGACGGCCCGGACTCCATGCGCGACCTCGCCCGCTACCTCGGCCGCCCCGAACGGCAGCGCTCGTTCGGCGCGATGGCGCACACGCTGCGCACCGGGCGACCGGCGTTCGACCACGTCAACGGCACCGATCTGTGGTCGCTGCTGACCACGCGCGGCGAACTGGGGACGCTGTTCGACCGGGCCATGGGCAACATGGCGCGGATGGTGAACTCCTCGACGCTGGCCGCGCACGACCTGTCCGGCGCGCGGCGGTTGGTCGACGTGGGTGGCGGTCAGGGGCACCTGGTCGCCACCCTGCTGGCCCGCTACCCCGAGCTGACCGCGGTCGTGTTCGACCTGCCCCGGGTGATCCCCGAGGCCGAAGCGGTGCTCGGCGCCGCTGGCGTGCTCGACCGGGCGACCTGCGTCGGCGGCGATTTCTTCGAGTCCGTGCCCACCGGCGGCGACACCTACCTGCTGTCCTGGACCATCCACGACTGGGACGACGACGACTCGGTGCGGATCCTGCGCAACGTCCGCACCGCGATGGCCGACACCGGCTCCCAACTCCTGCTCGTCGACGACGTCCTGCCCGAGGGCGACGCGCCGCACTTCGGCAAGTTCGAGGACATCGTCATCCTGACCCTGCTGACCGGCCGCTCCCGCACGGAGTCGGAGTTCGCCGCCCTCCTGTCCCGAGCGGGCTTCACCCACGTCGAAACCCGCCCCACCACCGCCCCGACCAGCCTGCTCATCGCCCACCCGAACTGA
- a CDS encoding class I adenylate-forming enzyme family protein, whose translation MTDTLTATPAITTAAAMPLPARLRLLADGELGVGNFLDKARAVSPDPAAPFLFAQRITDRGSAVEPLSLDRITEIRDALAAWYHGHRVRKGNPVAVYLGEGVDPFLHFLALSSLGAVAALVNGRMDPAIAAAYTARIGAVGVVADRGGLDALDASGALPGSLRFQTAVEELPTTAPNRSALPSLFPYPPGDDDPVMLCHTSGTTGPPKSAVFAHRQFFLGKRHRLWSFPAARRNRALSALPQSHSAGISYLMTATLLGLPIVVMADTSGAAVREMMLAVRPTLVLAFPQTWAELAQLDLTGAADEVRTWINTGDSAHEAHIKALVRNGYRPGKRGRAGKPGSEFVDGLGSSEMGMALFRKVSDPTSTDYGRCVGSPVKVVTEAAVLDDDGRTLGPGEVGRLGVRTPTRTPGYWNNSELTAQSSLSGFWLTGDVVYRDERNRFFHLDRVPDVIHTATGPVYSLPLEEAILVGCPEIADCAVVAVDAPSGTGSVPFATIKMGPGHSAPEDVLSTLNAALAARGLSRLHGAVLAVDDADFPTGATGKVLKRKLREHFADALTRPRERTAVPERP comes from the coding sequence ATGACTGACACCCTGACGGCGACCCCCGCCATCACGACCGCGGCGGCCATGCCGCTGCCCGCCCGGCTGCGGCTGCTGGCCGACGGTGAGCTGGGGGTCGGCAACTTCCTCGACAAGGCCCGCGCGGTCAGCCCGGACCCGGCGGCGCCGTTCCTGTTCGCGCAGCGGATCACCGACCGGGGCAGCGCGGTCGAACCGCTGAGCCTGGACCGGATCACCGAGATCCGCGACGCCCTCGCCGCCTGGTACCACGGGCACCGGGTGCGCAAGGGCAACCCGGTGGCGGTGTACCTCGGCGAGGGCGTCGACCCGTTCCTGCACTTCCTGGCGCTCAGTTCGCTCGGCGCGGTCGCCGCGCTGGTCAACGGTCGGATGGACCCGGCGATCGCGGCCGCCTACACCGCGCGGATCGGGGCGGTCGGCGTGGTCGCCGACCGCGGCGGGCTCGACGCGCTCGACGCCTCCGGCGCCCTGCCCGGGTCGCTGCGTTTCCAGACCGCGGTCGAGGAACTGCCCACGACCGCGCCGAACCGGTCGGCGCTGCCTTCCCTGTTCCCGTACCCGCCGGGTGACGACGACCCGGTGATGCTGTGCCACACCTCGGGCACCACCGGGCCGCCGAAGTCGGCGGTCTTCGCGCACCGGCAGTTCTTCCTCGGCAAGCGGCACCGGCTGTGGAGCTTCCCGGCGGCGCGCCGCAACCGCGCGCTCTCGGCGCTGCCGCAGTCGCACTCGGCGGGCATCAGCTACCTGATGACCGCGACGCTGCTCGGGTTGCCGATCGTGGTCATGGCCGACACCTCCGGCGCGGCGGTGCGCGAGATGATGCTCGCCGTCCGGCCGACCCTGGTGCTCGCCTTCCCGCAGACCTGGGCCGAGCTGGCGCAGCTGGACCTGACCGGTGCCGCCGACGAGGTGCGCACCTGGATCAACACCGGCGACTCCGCGCACGAGGCGCACATCAAAGCCTTGGTGCGCAACGGGTACCGGCCGGGCAAGCGCGGCAGGGCGGGCAAGCCGGGGTCGGAGTTCGTCGACGGGCTCGGGTCCTCGGAGATGGGCATGGCCCTGTTCCGCAAGGTGAGCGACCCGACCAGCACCGACTACGGCCGCTGCGTCGGATCCCCGGTGAAGGTGGTCACCGAGGCCGCCGTGCTCGACGACGACGGCCGCACGCTGGGGCCGGGCGAGGTGGGCAGGCTCGGCGTGCGCACCCCCACGCGCACCCCGGGGTACTGGAACAACTCGGAGTTGACCGCGCAGTCGTCGCTGTCGGGGTTCTGGCTGACCGGCGACGTGGTCTACCGCGACGAGCGCAACCGGTTCTTCCACCTGGACCGGGTGCCGGACGTGATCCACACCGCCACCGGCCCGGTGTACAGCCTGCCGCTGGAGGAGGCGATCCTCGTCGGCTGCCCGGAGATCGCCGACTGCGCGGTGGTGGCCGTCGACGCACCCTCCGGCACGGGCTCGGTCCCGTTCGCGACGATCAAGATGGGCCCGGGGCACAGCGCGCCCGAGGACGTGCTCAGCACGCTCAACGCCGCGCTGGCGGCTCGCGGACTGAGCAGGCTGCACGGCGCGGTGCTGGCCGTCGACGACGCCGATTTCCCCACCGGCGCTACCGGCAAGGTACTCAAGCGCAAGCTAAGGGAGCACTTCGCCGACGCGCTGACGCGCCCACGCGAGCGGACAGCGGTACCGGAGCGCCCCTGA
- a CDS encoding VOC family protein: MPNNAIGPNFLTLQVRDLERAREFYTNTVGFTTTETAAPNAVVLDTQPIKIALRKAVIDLDSVPELGWGVVLWIKAEDPDKLAEVVASAGVTITKPPCDGFCGREFQFKDPDGYELTVYEG; encoded by the coding sequence ATGCCCAACAACGCGATCGGACCGAACTTCCTCACGCTGCAGGTCCGCGATCTGGAGCGCGCCCGCGAGTTCTACACGAACACCGTCGGGTTCACCACCACCGAGACCGCCGCGCCCAACGCCGTCGTGCTCGACACCCAGCCGATCAAGATCGCGCTGCGCAAGGCGGTCATCGACCTGGACTCCGTGCCGGAGTTGGGGTGGGGCGTGGTGCTGTGGATCAAGGCGGAAGACCCGGACAAGTTGGCCGAGGTGGTGGCCAGCGCGGGGGTGACGATCACCAAGCCGCCGTGCGACGGGTTCTGCGGGCGGGAGTTCCAGTTCAAGGACCCCGACGGCTACGAGCTCACCGTCTACGAGGGCTGA
- a CDS encoding NAD-dependent epimerase/dehydratase family protein: MRVFAVGATGVLGRHLVPELVRRGHEVVVMSPGARLDRLPPGVGRVRADLLDPGITDRLTEALTGVDVVVNAATAIPRDFTAPGAWDRNTNLRVEGTARLMRAVVAADVPAVVQMSVTMAYADGGDHWLTETAPFDQDPARASIVAPVAAMEQAVRDIGGDQVAWTILRGARFVGAGTTQDTIRERIRAGTAHPHPNDGYVSLVHTADFATATAAAVERGLRGAVLNIADEPLLVADYLRGLADHEGARAPGTSTEAVREISHRVSSEAAHEQLAWRPEHGIWPRHSELRCP; encoded by the coding sequence GTGCGCGTCTTCGCCGTCGGCGCGACCGGCGTGCTGGGCCGCCACCTGGTGCCGGAGCTGGTGCGACGCGGCCACGAGGTGGTCGTGATGTCCCCGGGAGCGCGGTTGGACCGCCTCCCGCCCGGGGTCGGCCGGGTCCGCGCCGACCTACTCGACCCCGGGATCACCGACCGGCTGACCGAAGCGCTGACCGGGGTCGACGTGGTCGTCAACGCCGCGACGGCCATCCCCCGCGACTTCACCGCACCGGGCGCCTGGGACCGCAACACCAACCTGCGCGTGGAAGGCACAGCCCGACTGATGCGGGCGGTGGTGGCAGCGGACGTCCCCGCTGTCGTACAGATGAGCGTCACCATGGCTTACGCCGACGGCGGCGACCACTGGCTGACCGAAACCGCCCCGTTCGACCAAGACCCGGCCCGCGCCTCGATCGTGGCACCGGTGGCCGCGATGGAGCAGGCGGTCCGCGACATCGGCGGAGATCAAGTGGCATGGACAATCCTGCGCGGCGCCCGGTTCGTCGGCGCCGGAACGACCCAGGACACGATCCGCGAACGGATCCGCGCGGGCACAGCCCACCCCCACCCGAACGACGGGTACGTCTCGTTGGTGCACACGGCCGACTTCGCCACAGCCACCGCGGCGGCGGTGGAACGCGGCCTGCGCGGCGCGGTGCTCAACATCGCCGACGAGCCCTTGCTGGTGGCCGACTACCTGCGCGGACTGGCCGACCACGAAGGCGCACGAGCACCGGGCACCTCGACCGAGGCGGTGCGGGAGATATCGCACCGCGTGTCATCCGAGGCGGCACACGAACAGCTTGCCTGGCGGCCGGAACACGGAATCTGGCCGCGCCACAGCGAACTCCGATGCCCATAG